One Tachyglossus aculeatus isolate mTacAcu1 chromosome 18, mTacAcu1.pri, whole genome shotgun sequence DNA segment encodes these proteins:
- the KTI12 gene encoding LOW QUALITY PROTEIN: protein KTI12 homolog (The sequence of the model RefSeq protein was modified relative to this genomic sequence to represent the inferred CDS: inserted 2 bases in 1 codon): MPLVILCGPPGSGRSRRAEELRLALGGXGGAVRVVSERPAGPGGAGGEGAGEALGRAALRAAVERHLSRTQLVVVDAPNGVKGFRYELYCLARAARTPCCLVHCPPPPPSAPADGDEPADDEDEAATAAFEAPDPQRRWERPLFTAGPPEEPLPVAAIAAALLEGPAPRPPPPPPPPPPQATRAQPLASDTFLHRLDRATGRAVAALTEAQRAARPGDPLAVPGATERLPFTRPLAPPELHRLRRQFISYAKTHPNRENLPQLTDMFLRYLRQNLG; encoded by the exons ATGCCGCTGGTGATACTGTGCGGGCCGCCGGGCAGCGGCAGGAGCCGTCGCGCCGAGGAGCTGCGCCtggcgctgggggg gggcggggcggtgcGCGTGGTCAGCGAGCggccggcggggcccgggggggcgggcggggagggggccggggaggcGTTGGGCCGCGCCGCCCTGCGCGCCGCCGTGGAGCGGCACCTCAGCCGGACCCAGCTGGTCGTCGTGGACGCGCCCAACGGCGTCAAGGGCTTCCGCTACGAGCTCTACTGCCTGGCGCGCGCCGCGCGCACCCCCTGCTGCCTCGTGCactgcccgccgccgccgccaagcGCCCCCGCCGACGGCGACGAGCCCGCCGACGACGAGGATGAGGCCGCCACCGCCGCCTTCGAGGCCCCGGACCCCCAGCGGCGGTGGGAGCGGCCCCTGTTCACGGCGGGGCCGCCGGAGGAGCCGCTGCCCGTGGCGGCCATCGCCGCCGCCCTGCTGGAGGGGCCCGCCCCGagacccccgccgccgccgccgccgccgccgccgcaggccACCCGGGCCCAGCCGCTGGCCTCCGACACCTTCCTCCACCGGCTGGACCGGGCCACCGGGCGGGCCGTGGCCGCCCTGACCGAGGCCCAGCGCGCCGCCCGGCCCGGCGACCCGCTGGCGGTGCCCGGCGCCACGGAGCGCCTGCCCTTCACGCGGCCCCTGGCCCCGCCCGAGCTCCACCGCCTCCGCCGCCAGTTCATCTCCTACGCCAAGACGCACCCCAACCGGGAGAACCTGCCCCAGCTCACCGACATGTTCCTCCGCTACCTCAGGCAGAACCTCGGCTGA